The Zingiber officinale cultivar Zhangliang chromosome 9A, Zo_v1.1, whole genome shotgun sequence genome window below encodes:
- the LOC122020341 gene encoding phosphatidylinositol 4-phosphate 5-kinase 1-like isoform X1 → MRRFGREGDANGGADAAVAEGEKPVVVAVPSVAPDEAFHYARSRSQGGGGRRVAPAVGPPDEEAAAEVAEKVLANGDMYTGSFVGNGPHGRGKYLWADGCMYEGEWRRGKAAGKGKFSWPSGATFEGDFRSGRMEGFGTFTGSEGDTYRGLWVADRKHGYGCKWYANGDYYEGGWRRNLQEGRGRYVWRSGNQYVGEWRNGVISGRGLLIWANGNRYDGLWENGVPKGSGVFTWPDGSCCVRNRSKGDLKSINGTFYPALSGGKKITGKRSPFSPLEETFVLPSLIPGSRKRSSVDGLGRRSSTIEKNFPRICIWESDGDAGDITCDIIDTIEAAMLYKDGMPFAQGGRTLVGSITQRRSSCFLSTREPKKPGQTISKGHKNYDLMLNLQLGISYSIGKPGSLRELRTTDFDPREKFWTRFPPEGSKITPPHQSIEFRWKDYCPMVFRHLRKLFNVDPADYMLAICGNDALRELSSPGKSGSVFYLTQDDRFMIKTVKKSEVKVLLRMLPSYYKHVSMYKNSLITKFYGVHCVKPIGGPKIRFVVMGNLFCSEYHIHRRFDLKGSSYGRTSHKVEEEIDEVTTLKDLDLNYVFQLHRSWYLDLLEQIKRDCEFLEAEGIMDYSLLLGIHFCDDISPSYTGLSPRSPSLKGYRKSDSFLDRIAWSDLRFSKSTHRSMSTTRDDRNPPLRQLGINMPARAERTTNSRSMSIPNGNAHNVILYFGIIDILQGYNISKKLEHAYKSLQVDPNSISAVDPKLYSRRFQDLIRRIFVEDD, encoded by the exons ATGCGGCGGTTCGGTCGTGAAGGAGACGCCAATGGAGGGGCGGACGCGGCGGTTGCTGAAGGAGAGAAGCCAGTGGTTGTAGCCGTCCCTTCTGTGGCCCCGGATGAGGCGTTCCACTACGCGAGGAGTAGATCTCAAGGCGGTGGCGGTAGGAGAGTCGCCCCTGCCGTTGGTCCACCCGATGAGGAGGCGGCAGCGGAGGTGGCGGAGAAGGTGCTTGCGAATGGGGATATGTACACTGGGTCTTTCGTCGGGAACGGCCCCCACGGACGGGGGAAGTATTTGTGGGCGGATGGGTGTATGTATGAGGGTGAATGGAGGCGGGGGAAGGCGGCTGGGAAGGGCAAGTTCTCGTGGCCCTCCGGCGCGACGTTTGAGGGTGACTTTCGCTCCGGACGGATGGAGGGGTTCGGGACATTCACTGGATCGGAGGGAGACACCTACCGCGGTCTCTGGGTTGCCGACCGAAAGCACGGCTACGGATGTAAGTGGTACGCGAACGGCGACTACTATGAGGGCGGGTGGCGTCGCAACCTCCAGGAGGGTAGAGGCAGGTATGTGTGGCGGAGTGGGAATCAGTACGTCGGGGAGTGGCGGAACGGCGTCATCTCCGGCCGTGGCTTACTTATCTGGGCGAATGGCAACCGCTACGACGGACTTTGGGAGAACGGCGTGCCTAAAGGAAGCGGCGTTTTCACGTGGCCCGACGGCAGCTGCTGCGTACGTAACCGGAGCAAAGGCGATCTCAAGAGCATCAACGGTACCTTTTACCCTGCTCTCTCAGGTGGCAAAAAGATCACCGGAAAAAGGAGCCCATTCTCCCCTCTGGAGGAAACCTTCGTGCTCCCGTCATTGATTCCCGGTTCAAGGAAGAGGTCATCGGTGGATGGGCTGGGTCGGAGGAGCTCCACCATCGAGAAAAACTTCCCGAGGATCTGTATCTGGGAATCTGATGGTGACGCAGGAGATATCACATGTGATATTATAGACACAATTGAGGCGGCCATGCTCTACAAGGATGGGATGCCCTTCGCTCAGGGAGGACGCACACTCGTTGGTTCCATCACGCAGCGGCGCAGCTCATGTTTCTTGTCGACGAGAGAGCCAAAGAAGCCCGGGCAGACTATATCGAAAGGGCATAAGAATTACGATTTGATGTTGAACCTTCAATTGGGCATCAG TTATTCTATTGGAAAGCCTGGTTCGTTGAGAGAGCTTAGAACAACGGATTTTGATCCCAGGGAGAAGTTTTGGACAAGATTTCCTCCTGAGGGTTCAAAGATTACTCCTCCCCATCAATCTATCGAGTTCCGTTGGAAGGATTATTGCCCCATGGTTTTTAG ACACTTGAGGAAATTGTTTAATGTGGATCCAGCAGATTATATGCTAGCTATATGTGGAAATGATGCACTGAGGGAATTGTCTTCACCGGGAAAGAGTGGGAGTGTCTTTTACCTTACCCAAGATGATCGCTTCATGATTAAGACAGTGAAGAAATCTGAAGTGAAG GTACTTCTTAGGATGCTTCCAAGTTACTACAAACATGTTTCTATGTATAAAAACTCACTGATCACAAAGTTCTATGGTGTGCATTGTGTGAAGCCAATTGGTGGACCAAAG ATACGATTCGTGGTAATGGGCAATCTGTTCTGCTCAGAATACCATATTCATAGAAGATTTGACCTGAAAGGTTCATCCTATGGTCGAACATCTCACAAGGTTGAGGAAGAGATTGATGAGGTAACGACCCTCAAGGATCTTGACCTTAACTATGTATTTCAACTTCATAGGTCATGGTACCTAGACCTTCTAGA ACAAATCAAACGGGATTGTGAATTCTTGGAAGCAGAGGGTATTATGGACTATAGTCTTCTGTTAGGAATTCATTTCTGTGATGACATTTCACCATCTTATACAGGTCTATCACCGCGCTCTCCTTCTCTGA AGGGTTATCGCAAGAGTGACTCCTTCTTAGATCGAATAGCTTGGTCAGACTTGCGGTTCTCAAAGTCTACCCATCGAAGTATGAGTACAACAAGGGATGACCG GAACCCCCCCTTGCGTCAGCTAGGTATAAACATGCCTGCAAGAGCAGAGCGCACAACAAATAGTAGGTCAATGTCAATCCCCAACGGCAATGCCCATAATGTAATTCTCTATTTTGGCATCATAGATATCCTCCAAGGCTACAACATCTCTAAGAAGTTGGAGCATGCCTACAAATCCTTGCAAGTGGATCCCAATTCCATCTCAGCAGTAGATCCAAAGCTCTACTCTAGGAGATTCCAAGATCTCATCCGGCGAATTTTTGTAGAAGATGATTGA
- the LOC122020341 gene encoding phosphatidylinositol 4-phosphate 5-kinase 1-like isoform X2: MRRFGREGDANGGADAAVAEGEKPVVVAVPSVAPDEAFHYARSRSQGGGGRRVAPAVGPPDEEAAAEVAEKVLANGDMYTGSFVGNGPHGRGKYLWADGCMYEGEWRRGKAAGKGKFSWPSGATFEGDFRSGRMEGFGTFTGSEGDTYRGLWVADRKHGYGCKWYANGDYYEGGWRRNLQEGRGRYVWRSGNQYVGEWRNGVISGRGLLIWANGNRYDGLWENGVPKGSGVFTWPDGSCCVRNRSKGDLKSINGTFYPALSGGKKITGKRSPFSPLEETFVLPSLIPGSRKRSSVDGLGRRSSTIEKNFPRICIWESDGDAGDITCDIIDTIEAAMLYKDGMPFAQGGRTLVGSITQRRSSCFLSTREPKKPGQTISKGHKNYDLMLNLQLGISYSIGKPGSLRELRTTDFDPREKFWTRFPPEGSKITPPHQSIEFRWKDYCPMVFRHLRKLFNVDPADYMLAICGNDALRELSSPGKSGSVFYLTQDDRFMIKTVKKSEVKVLLRMLPSYYKHVSMYKNSLITKFYGVHCVKPIGGPKIRFVVMGNLFCSEYHIHRRFDLKGSSYGRTSHKVEEEIDEVTTLKDLDLNYVFQLHRSWYLDLLEQIKRDCEFLEAEGIMDYSLLLGIHFCDDISPSYTGLSPRSPSLKGYRKSDSFLDRIAWSDLRFSKSTHRSMSTTRDDRNPPLRQLDILQGYNISKKLEHAYKSLQVDPNSISAVDPKLYSRRFQDLIRRIFVEDD, encoded by the exons ATGCGGCGGTTCGGTCGTGAAGGAGACGCCAATGGAGGGGCGGACGCGGCGGTTGCTGAAGGAGAGAAGCCAGTGGTTGTAGCCGTCCCTTCTGTGGCCCCGGATGAGGCGTTCCACTACGCGAGGAGTAGATCTCAAGGCGGTGGCGGTAGGAGAGTCGCCCCTGCCGTTGGTCCACCCGATGAGGAGGCGGCAGCGGAGGTGGCGGAGAAGGTGCTTGCGAATGGGGATATGTACACTGGGTCTTTCGTCGGGAACGGCCCCCACGGACGGGGGAAGTATTTGTGGGCGGATGGGTGTATGTATGAGGGTGAATGGAGGCGGGGGAAGGCGGCTGGGAAGGGCAAGTTCTCGTGGCCCTCCGGCGCGACGTTTGAGGGTGACTTTCGCTCCGGACGGATGGAGGGGTTCGGGACATTCACTGGATCGGAGGGAGACACCTACCGCGGTCTCTGGGTTGCCGACCGAAAGCACGGCTACGGATGTAAGTGGTACGCGAACGGCGACTACTATGAGGGCGGGTGGCGTCGCAACCTCCAGGAGGGTAGAGGCAGGTATGTGTGGCGGAGTGGGAATCAGTACGTCGGGGAGTGGCGGAACGGCGTCATCTCCGGCCGTGGCTTACTTATCTGGGCGAATGGCAACCGCTACGACGGACTTTGGGAGAACGGCGTGCCTAAAGGAAGCGGCGTTTTCACGTGGCCCGACGGCAGCTGCTGCGTACGTAACCGGAGCAAAGGCGATCTCAAGAGCATCAACGGTACCTTTTACCCTGCTCTCTCAGGTGGCAAAAAGATCACCGGAAAAAGGAGCCCATTCTCCCCTCTGGAGGAAACCTTCGTGCTCCCGTCATTGATTCCCGGTTCAAGGAAGAGGTCATCGGTGGATGGGCTGGGTCGGAGGAGCTCCACCATCGAGAAAAACTTCCCGAGGATCTGTATCTGGGAATCTGATGGTGACGCAGGAGATATCACATGTGATATTATAGACACAATTGAGGCGGCCATGCTCTACAAGGATGGGATGCCCTTCGCTCAGGGAGGACGCACACTCGTTGGTTCCATCACGCAGCGGCGCAGCTCATGTTTCTTGTCGACGAGAGAGCCAAAGAAGCCCGGGCAGACTATATCGAAAGGGCATAAGAATTACGATTTGATGTTGAACCTTCAATTGGGCATCAG TTATTCTATTGGAAAGCCTGGTTCGTTGAGAGAGCTTAGAACAACGGATTTTGATCCCAGGGAGAAGTTTTGGACAAGATTTCCTCCTGAGGGTTCAAAGATTACTCCTCCCCATCAATCTATCGAGTTCCGTTGGAAGGATTATTGCCCCATGGTTTTTAG ACACTTGAGGAAATTGTTTAATGTGGATCCAGCAGATTATATGCTAGCTATATGTGGAAATGATGCACTGAGGGAATTGTCTTCACCGGGAAAGAGTGGGAGTGTCTTTTACCTTACCCAAGATGATCGCTTCATGATTAAGACAGTGAAGAAATCTGAAGTGAAG GTACTTCTTAGGATGCTTCCAAGTTACTACAAACATGTTTCTATGTATAAAAACTCACTGATCACAAAGTTCTATGGTGTGCATTGTGTGAAGCCAATTGGTGGACCAAAG ATACGATTCGTGGTAATGGGCAATCTGTTCTGCTCAGAATACCATATTCATAGAAGATTTGACCTGAAAGGTTCATCCTATGGTCGAACATCTCACAAGGTTGAGGAAGAGATTGATGAGGTAACGACCCTCAAGGATCTTGACCTTAACTATGTATTTCAACTTCATAGGTCATGGTACCTAGACCTTCTAGA ACAAATCAAACGGGATTGTGAATTCTTGGAAGCAGAGGGTATTATGGACTATAGTCTTCTGTTAGGAATTCATTTCTGTGATGACATTTCACCATCTTATACAGGTCTATCACCGCGCTCTCCTTCTCTGA AGGGTTATCGCAAGAGTGACTCCTTCTTAGATCGAATAGCTTGGTCAGACTTGCGGTTCTCAAAGTCTACCCATCGAAGTATGAGTACAACAAGGGATGACCG GAACCCCCCCTTGCGTCAGCTAG ATATCCTCCAAGGCTACAACATCTCTAAGAAGTTGGAGCATGCCTACAAATCCTTGCAAGTGGATCCCAATTCCATCTCAGCAGTAGATCCAAAGCTCTACTCTAGGAGATTCCAAGATCTCATCCGGCGAATTTTTGTAGAAGATGATTGA